In a single window of the Arthrobacter sp. StoSoilA2 genome:
- a CDS encoding NAD-glutamate dehydrogenase has product MSSGSSVEDRSDAAVVREGFFGDYYEHLAEEDSRAYAPELLIARASTHRKVAQSRRPGNAIVEIGVEADRNVVYIATDDMPFLVDSVNAELVRQNCAIRLVMHPLFVVTRDRVTGELSSVSRVPSNIGISSGDTAALPSVAHLLGDNDNSSHMESWIAVEIDRVSEEARAELVAGLQRVLGDVRAAVEDWPKMRSKALELAEALGSVSHPEQIAELRQAQDLLRWLDDGNFTFLGYREYDLVNEDGEDVLELREDSGLGLLRAGDNTRQIQHLTDAGRKRAREKRALVITKANSRSTVHRPAYLDYIGVKSFDAAGNVNGERRFIGLFATSAYTGSVRNIPIVRDKVDAVLRNAGFPMDSHSGKDLLGILETYPRDELFQIEIRDLAATATGIQRLQERRRTKLFLRPDIYGRFMSAVVYLPRDRYTTSVRLRIEQELRETFQAESIDYEARITESALARVFFRIRLPRTAELADVNVEELEHRLMRASRSWSEGIAEVLRENRPAESAEVLSALWAEAFPPGYRVDYEVEDALEDIERFEKYGAQAERAGEASKELRPGVHVYLPEGAGDALEEDARVKLYLMEPKSLSQILPYFHNLGLEVLDERPFEIETADHRDFFLYDLGLKYPAGIDPLATGDLLADSFGAAVTGAVESDNFDRLVLREGMHWRQVVVLRAYAKYMRQMGNTNSFGFIADTLLANPDVARGLTVLFAARFDPSVEESKRPQQQGAARAALAEAIEQVATLDADRVLRTFVNLIESTLRTNFFQNKGYLSFKLDPTTIDGLPFPRPMFEIWVYSPRVEGVHLRFGKVARGGLRWSDRREDFRTEILGLVKAQTVKNAVIVPTGAKGGFFAKQLPNPAVDRAAWMAEGVESYKTFIRGLLDITDNLVTTVEGERLVPPSDVVRHDGDDSYLVVAADKGTATFSDTANGLAAEYGFWLGDAFASGGSVGYDHKAMGITARGAWESVKRHFSELDLDTQTEEFSVVGVGDMSGDVFGNGMLLSRHIRLVAAFDHRHIFLDPNPDTAASYAERQRLFELPRSSWDDYDRTLISEGGGVYPRQAKTIPVSDQVRKSLGLPDGTTQLSPPELLRAILLAPADLLYNGGIGTYVKASTETHAAVGDKANDAIRVDGKDLRVKVVGEGGNLGLTQRGRIEAALQGVILNTDAIDNSAGVDCSDHEVNIKIFVDRMVAAGKLESTERAAFLADMTEEVGRLVLQDNIDQNILLLNDRTRVADWSPSYERLMDWLEKSADLKRDLEALPSTETLRQRLEQGQGLTSPELSVLAAYAKIELAAALRDSNLADDPWFKDTIRAYFPKQLRERFDAELDTHPLRREIIATVVANDIINLGGITFAFRAIEETSANEVAVAKAFVALREIYDLDPMVEELNALPASFPTEHWSEIHLDVRRLLDRAVRWVLGQGMASRPIADVVKSFKPMMVPLRAKLLDYLRGDDKVRISGWLEKARGWELPDHLAHRWAELFESYALLDIARIAQTGTNSVEEVAHVYYTVFNRFHVDSLLERISALPRDDRWQALARAALRDDLYSTVADMTTSVLESSTPGTPAEDRLRTWEGLNAEQLGRAKTMFDEVNSLEADDMASLSVALRLLRSIVRR; this is encoded by the coding sequence ATGTCGTCAGGATCCAGCGTGGAGGATCGGTCCGATGCAGCAGTTGTCCGTGAGGGTTTCTTTGGTGACTACTATGAGCACCTCGCAGAGGAGGATTCACGGGCGTATGCGCCCGAGCTGCTGATTGCACGGGCAAGCACTCACAGGAAAGTTGCGCAGTCCCGGCGACCTGGAAATGCCATTGTGGAAATCGGCGTCGAGGCTGACCGAAACGTTGTCTACATCGCTACTGACGACATGCCGTTCCTGGTTGATTCCGTCAACGCCGAACTCGTTCGCCAAAACTGCGCCATCCGGCTGGTTATGCACCCGCTTTTCGTGGTTACCCGCGACAGGGTCACGGGCGAACTCAGCAGCGTTTCCAGGGTCCCGTCAAATATCGGCATTTCCAGTGGCGACACTGCGGCACTGCCCAGCGTCGCCCACCTGCTCGGCGACAACGACAACTCGTCGCACATGGAGTCTTGGATCGCCGTCGAAATTGACCGCGTAAGCGAGGAAGCCCGCGCAGAATTGGTTGCCGGCCTCCAACGCGTCCTCGGGGATGTCCGCGCCGCCGTTGAAGACTGGCCGAAAATGCGTAGCAAGGCCCTCGAACTGGCAGAAGCGCTGGGAAGCGTCTCCCACCCCGAGCAAATTGCCGAACTCAGGCAGGCGCAAGACCTTTTGCGCTGGCTGGATGACGGCAACTTCACCTTCCTCGGATACCGCGAATACGACCTCGTGAACGAAGACGGCGAGGACGTCCTGGAACTTCGTGAGGACAGCGGACTTGGCTTGCTCCGTGCTGGCGACAACACCCGACAGATCCAGCACCTCACCGACGCCGGCCGCAAGCGTGCCCGTGAAAAGCGGGCACTGGTGATCACAAAGGCCAACTCCCGCTCAACCGTCCACCGTCCTGCGTACCTGGACTACATCGGAGTCAAGAGCTTCGACGCTGCCGGAAACGTCAATGGTGAGCGGCGGTTTATCGGGCTTTTCGCCACAAGTGCCTACACCGGATCGGTCCGCAACATTCCCATTGTCCGGGACAAAGTCGATGCGGTGTTGCGCAACGCAGGCTTCCCAATGGATTCACACTCGGGCAAGGACCTCCTGGGCATCCTGGAAACATACCCCCGCGACGAACTGTTCCAGATCGAAATCCGAGACCTTGCGGCCACGGCCACTGGGATCCAGCGACTCCAGGAACGGCGCCGGACCAAGCTTTTCCTGCGCCCCGACATTTACGGACGTTTCATGTCCGCGGTGGTCTACCTGCCGCGTGACCGGTACACCACGAGCGTCAGGCTCCGTATTGAGCAGGAACTACGCGAGACCTTCCAAGCTGAGAGCATTGACTACGAAGCGAGGATCACGGAGTCGGCCCTTGCGCGCGTCTTCTTCAGGATCAGGCTGCCACGCACCGCGGAACTTGCCGATGTCAACGTGGAAGAACTCGAACACCGGCTGATGCGTGCCTCAAGGTCCTGGAGCGAAGGCATCGCCGAGGTACTCCGTGAGAACCGTCCCGCGGAGAGCGCTGAAGTACTGTCCGCCTTGTGGGCTGAGGCATTCCCTCCCGGTTACCGCGTGGACTACGAGGTTGAAGATGCGCTGGAGGACATCGAACGCTTTGAAAAGTATGGAGCCCAGGCCGAACGGGCAGGGGAAGCGAGCAAGGAACTGCGCCCCGGCGTCCACGTGTACCTTCCTGAAGGCGCCGGTGATGCATTGGAGGAGGATGCGCGGGTCAAGCTCTACTTGATGGAGCCCAAGAGCCTGAGCCAGATCCTTCCTTACTTCCACAACCTTGGCCTCGAAGTCCTGGACGAACGGCCCTTCGAAATCGAAACCGCGGATCACCGCGACTTTTTCCTGTATGACCTTGGGCTGAAGTATCCGGCTGGCATAGACCCGCTCGCCACCGGAGATCTCCTGGCTGACTCGTTTGGTGCTGCGGTCACAGGGGCAGTCGAGTCTGACAACTTTGACCGCCTGGTGCTTCGTGAAGGCATGCACTGGCGCCAGGTAGTGGTCCTCCGGGCCTACGCCAAGTACATGCGCCAGATGGGCAATACCAACTCCTTTGGGTTCATCGCCGATACGCTCTTGGCCAATCCGGACGTTGCGCGGGGTCTGACGGTCTTGTTTGCCGCCCGCTTTGATCCCAGCGTCGAGGAAAGCAAGCGTCCCCAGCAGCAAGGTGCCGCAAGAGCTGCCCTGGCAGAAGCTATCGAGCAAGTCGCTACCTTGGACGCGGACCGCGTGCTTCGTACCTTCGTCAACCTCATTGAGTCGACGTTGCGCACCAACTTCTTCCAAAACAAGGGCTACCTGAGCTTCAAGCTGGATCCCACTACCATCGATGGCCTGCCGTTCCCGCGCCCCATGTTCGAAATCTGGGTTTACTCTCCGCGGGTGGAGGGCGTCCACCTCCGCTTTGGCAAGGTGGCCCGTGGTGGTCTTCGCTGGTCCGACCGCAGGGAGGATTTCCGTACTGAAATCCTGGGCCTGGTGAAGGCGCAGACCGTGAAGAACGCGGTCATCGTACCGACCGGCGCCAAGGGCGGCTTCTTCGCGAAGCAGCTGCCCAATCCCGCAGTTGACCGCGCCGCCTGGATGGCCGAAGGGGTGGAAAGCTATAAGACCTTCATCCGCGGCTTGTTGGACATCACTGACAACCTCGTAACTACAGTCGAGGGCGAACGGCTTGTCCCGCCGTCGGACGTTGTCCGCCACGACGGCGACGATTCCTATCTGGTGGTTGCAGCCGATAAGGGAACCGCAACGTTCTCAGACACAGCCAACGGATTGGCTGCCGAATATGGATTCTGGCTTGGCGATGCCTTCGCGTCAGGCGGATCCGTGGGCTATGACCACAAGGCCATGGGTATCACCGCCCGCGGCGCTTGGGAGTCCGTGAAGAGGCACTTCAGCGAACTCGACCTCGATACCCAGACCGAAGAGTTCAGCGTCGTCGGCGTGGGCGACATGTCAGGTGACGTTTTCGGCAACGGCATGTTGCTTTCGCGTCATATCCGGCTTGTGGCGGCATTTGACCACCGTCACATCTTCCTGGACCCCAACCCGGACACGGCCGCATCGTACGCGGAGAGGCAGAGGCTCTTTGAACTCCCGCGGTCTTCGTGGGATGACTATGACCGGACCCTCATCAGCGAAGGGGGCGGCGTCTACCCGCGCCAAGCCAAGACGATCCCTGTGTCAGACCAAGTACGAAAGTCCCTGGGGTTGCCGGACGGGACCACCCAGCTGAGCCCTCCCGAATTGCTTCGGGCAATCCTGCTTGCCCCGGCGGACCTTCTGTACAACGGTGGCATCGGCACTTACGTCAAGGCCAGCACCGAGACACATGCTGCTGTAGGTGACAAAGCCAATGACGCCATCCGTGTGGACGGCAAGGACCTGCGCGTCAAGGTGGTCGGCGAAGGCGGCAACCTCGGGTTGACGCAACGTGGACGTATTGAAGCCGCATTGCAGGGTGTCATCCTTAATACAGACGCGATTGATAACTCGGCGGGCGTTGACTGCTCCGACCACGAGGTCAATATCAAGATCTTCGTTGACCGCATGGTGGCGGCCGGGAAGCTTGAGTCCACAGAACGCGCAGCATTCCTGGCTGACATGACCGAGGAAGTCGGCCGCCTGGTCCTGCAGGACAACATCGACCAAAACATCCTGCTCCTCAACGACAGGACCCGCGTTGCGGACTGGAGCCCCAGCTACGAGCGTCTGATGGACTGGCTGGAAAAATCAGCCGACCTCAAGCGTGACCTGGAGGCACTGCCCAGCACCGAGACACTGCGTCAGCGCCTGGAACAGGGACAGGGACTGACGTCTCCGGAGCTGTCCGTCCTGGCCGCCTACGCGAAGATCGAGTTGGCGGCTGCCCTCCGGGACAGCAACCTGGCCGACGACCCGTGGTTCAAGGACACGATCCGGGCCTACTTCCCGAAGCAGTTGCGGGAGAGGTTCGACGCCGAACTGGACACCCACCCGCTGCGGCGCGAAATCATCGCTACGGTGGTGGCCAACGACATCATCAACCTCGGTGGCATCACCTTCGCCTTCCGGGCGATCGAAGAAACGTCTGCCAACGAGGTAGCGGTAGCCAAAGCATTCGTGGCACTGCGTGAAATCTACGATCTCGATCCGATGGTTGAGGAATTGAATGCCCTTCCGGCGTCGTTCCCCACCGAGCATTGGAGCGAAATCCATCTGGATGTCCGCAGGCTCCTGGACCGTGCCGTCCGATGGGTGCTCGGGCAGGGCATGGCGTCCCGGCCGATTGCCGACGTCGTGAAGTCGTTCAAGCCGATGATGGTGCCGCTTCGGGCCAAATTGCTGGACTACCTGCGTGGCGATGACAAAGTTCGTATCAGCGGCTGGCTGGAGAAGGCCCGTGGCTGGGAGTTGCCGGATCACCTGGCCCACAGGTGGGCGGAGCTGTTCGAGAGCTATGCCTTGCTGGACATCGCAAGGATTGCCCAGACCGGGACCAACAGCGTCGAGGAAGTGGCGCACGTCTACTACACGGTGTTCAACCGCTTCCACGTGGACTCGCTGCTGGAACGGATCAGCGCCCTGCCCCGCGACGACCGCTGGCAGGCACTTGCCCGTGCCGCGCTCCGGGACGATCTCTACTCAACCGTCGCAGATATGACGACGTCGGTTCTTGAGTCGAGCACGCCCGGCACCCCGGCCGAAGATCGCCTGAGGACGTGGGAAGGCCTGAATGCCGAACAACTTGGACGGGCGAAGACCATGTTTGATGAGGTCAATTCCCTCGAAGCCGATGACATGGCTTCACTATCGGTAGCATTAAGGCTCTTGAGGTCAATCGTTCGACGCTAG